One window of the bacterium genome contains the following:
- a CDS encoding SDR family oxidoreductase, producing the protein MSGESTIQRTGGWDDGLAPDEFSGIVCLVTGAAQGIGLAIAKALAERGGRVVLADINGSKVAETAERLRAAGLEVTDLALDVRDTDAIDAAFTRLESGWGSVEVLVNNAGIGKIDQSEDLPDEDWDLHVDVMLSGTFKMSRRAAGPMLERGSGAMVNLCSIGGYGGHPQRAAYNAAKGGIRILTEVLATEWAPRGVRVNAIAPAVTRTEMTQEILDRAEGELRLDDYTDRTPLGRIAETEEQADVVAFLASRRAAYVTGQIVAVDGGWLASDGFLTHGEAQG; encoded by the coding sequence TTGAGTGGCGAATCGACGATCCAACGAACCGGCGGGTGGGACGACGGCCTCGCACCCGACGAGTTCTCGGGGATCGTGTGCCTCGTCACCGGCGCCGCACAGGGCATCGGACTCGCGATCGCCAAAGCGCTCGCCGAACGGGGCGGAAGGGTGGTCCTGGCTGACATCAACGGCTCGAAGGTGGCCGAGACAGCGGAACGACTGCGCGCCGCCGGACTCGAGGTGACCGATCTGGCTCTCGACGTCCGGGACACGGACGCGATCGACGCTGCCTTCACCCGGCTCGAGAGCGGGTGGGGATCCGTTGAGGTCCTGGTGAACAATGCCGGTATCGGCAAGATCGACCAATCCGAGGACCTCCCCGACGAGGACTGGGATCTGCATGTCGACGTGATGCTGTCGGGCACGTTCAAGATGTCGCGCCGGGCCGCCGGACCGATGCTCGAACGCGGCTCGGGGGCGATGGTGAACCTCTGCTCGATCGGCGGCTACGGGGGCCACCCTCAGCGGGCGGCCTACAACGCGGCCAAGGGCGGCATCCGGATCCTGACCGAGGTGCTCGCCACCGAGTGGGCACCGCGGGGGGTGCGCGTCAACGCCATCGCGCCGGCGGTCACGAGGACCGAGATGACGCAGGAGATCCTGGACCGCGCCGAAGGCGAGTTGCGGCTCGACGACTACACGGATCGGACCCCCCTCGGTCGCATCGCCGAGACGGAGGAGCAGGCGGACGTTGTCGCCTTCCTGGCGTCGCGGCGCGCCGCGTACGTAACGGGCCAGATCGTGGCCGTCGACGGCGGCTGGCTGGCGAGCGATGGATTCCTGACGCACGGCGAGGCGCAGGGATGA